From the genome of Campylobacter concisus:
TGCGGCAGTTGGTCTTTCTCACAGGCTAACACACAGGCCAAGTCAGCTAAGTGGTGGTGAGCAACAACGCCTTTGTATCGCACGCTCGCTCATAAACGATCCTGAAATTTTAATAGCAGATGAGCCAACTGGTAACCTTGATGAAGCAAATGAAAGAGTTATACTTGATCTATTTTGCAAGCTAAGAAAAGATGGCAAGACGATACTTCTAGTAACTCACAACCCTGATCTTGGCGAGTATGGCGATAAGATCGTCTATCTAAGACATGGTAAGCTAGAGAAAATTCGCACTATTGAAAACCCAAAGGTGCCAAATGAGATATAAAATTTTATTTTTATGTCTAGTCTCAGCCCTAGTTATGGGCTGCGTCAAGCAGTATGAGAAGCATCACATTACGCTAAATGACTCAAGCGGCATTGATACGCAGTTTTTTCCAACAGAAAAGAGGCTAAAGATAGGCGATAAGCCATATATGCTATTTTTCTTTGGCACTGACTGCGGAGTATGCAAGGCCGCTATACCTGATCTAAATACACTTGAAAAAGAGTATGGTAAAGAGGTTCAATTCATCGGTGTTTTAGGACCTAGTAAAGGCTTTGATAAAGATATTGAGCTTTTAAAAGAGCACAACATTACCTTTAAAACTACGAGTGATAAGGTTTCAGTTGATTACTTTAGCAAGGCAGTTGGTGGTGTCATGGGCGTGCCAGTTATCTATTTTTTTGATAAAGATGGTAAGATGCGATCAAAATTTATCGGTCTTACACCAAAAAGCGTACTTGAAAGTGCTATAAGATCGCTCTTGTAGGAGTGAATATGAAAAATTTCTTTTTATTTGTCTTGGCGGTATTTTTTATTGGATGTGCTAGTAGTACTCCAAATATCTCGGTTAAAACGAGCGATCCGATCTTTTTTACGCTTAATGAAGCAAATAAAAGCGTCTATGTAAATTTTAAAAATAGCGCGACCGGACAAGATGTAAATGCTGAAATTTTAAGCGAATTTGCAAAGGCTGGCTTTAGAAACGAACCAAATATCAAAAATGCCGACTTCATCATCCTTGGCGATGTGCAAAGCTTTTCTAGGATAATCAAAAGAGATCCTAGATTTTCGATGGGAATGGGATATGGCTTTGGTAGACCAAGCTTTGGCTTTGGCTACTCGATGTTTTTCCCATTTGGCTATTACGATGATGATGACTTTAGTACAAATAGCTACACTTATCACATGCAAGTAAGCGTGCTAGTGCGTCCAAAAAATGGTGGCGAAAAGGCGACAAATATCTCACTTATGCAAGCTGGTAATGTCTATTCTCCAAGCTACATTTGGCCATTTTTTAAAGAACGCCTAGCAAAACAGATCGTTAGCTTTTTTTATAATGTCTCGCAAAAATAGGAGAAATTAGTAAATTTAAAAGGATTTAAATGCTAGTTGATGGAAGCTATGAAATTTCATCTTGTGATGATATTGAACTTGGTATAAAAAGAAGTTCTCCTCTCCTTTCATTCCTGTTATGACAATGCCAAGGATGCAAAAGCTCTTTTGGTGATTATCCCTGGGCTTGTAGAAGACTCTGACCTTGGATATAGAGCTAATCTTATTCGGACTATGGCAGAGACTTATGATGTTGCATGCATTAGTGTGGATTATCACTGCATAGGTAACCGCCCACAGCTTGGGGCGAAATTTGGGCTTGATGATATAGATCGCGAAATCTTAACAAGAGAACTATCAAGCATAGGTATAAATTTACCAATTGATCTAAAAAGTATCGACTGCCACGAGAAGGTTGATTTGCTACTTAAATTTCTCAGCAAAGAGATTACTATTCGAAAAGAGAGAGATATTTTGCCGGCTGATTTTAGACTAAATGCTAGCATTACGATGGTACCAACAAAAAATGAATATCAAAATTTTGGCGTTATACAAGCAATGGATGTGCTAAATGCTGTGCTTTATACAAAAAATATATAAATAATGCTAAATTTGAACATCTGCCAGTGATAATGGTAGGCAGCTCACATGGTGGATATCTGGCACATATGTGTGCTAAGATCGCTCCATGGGCTAGTTGATGCCGTGATAGATAATAGCTCTTATGCCATATTTTTATGGCGTCTTATTGGCTTTGGTAAAGAGATAGATTTTACTAACTATTTTTGTTTTGGTACTGGCATTTTGTATCAAAATTTATATCTTTATTTTTTTGATAAGACCTACTGGACGCTTAATGAAAAATCACCATACTATTTTATTGACGCAAGAGAAGAGATAAGAAACATCCTAAATTTAGATCATTTAAATGTTCAAAGCGGCTATGAAAAGCCAATTTACGTGAGCTATCACTGTATTTGCGATAAAGAAATAGCTCCAGCAAAGGATAAAATCGAGCTTTAAGAGGCTCTTAAGAAGCTTAAATTTAACGCAACATTACATATGATAAAAGATGAGAGTGAGGTTGATGGCAAATTTATAAAGTCTCTAACGCATGGAATGGGGATGTCTTATAAACTACTTTTACAAAAAGAGCTTCCCAGTATGATGGAGAAAATTTTATCTCAAAAAAATAAAAAGAGTAGCAAGAGTATTGAGTATAAATGCGGCGATACGATCTATAAATTTAGTGAAGTCTTAGATCAAATAAATCTTGAAATTTTAGATATTGCTTAGTATTTAAAATAGTTAAAACTAGGCGCATAAACCTAGTTTTTATCAGTCATTATCTATCTCAAAGTCGTAAAATTCGCTTTTATACTCAACATTTCCTATTTTGCTGTATTGTATAAGAGCTGCTTTTATATTATCTATCTGCTGATACATTAGGCCAAGAGCTATTCTATTTTCGATAGCACTAGCATCATTTAGTTTTGTTAGCTCTAAAAGTGCGATCGCGTTTGATACTTTTCCAGCTCCTGTTGCAGCCACAGATGCTAAAAATAATGTGCTAGCGTCATTTACTTTAAACTCATCGATTGCTTGATTATAAAGTTTATAGCTCTCCTCAAAATCGTTTGTAAAGATATCGACATAGGCTAGAGTTTGGATCAAATTTATATTCTTTGGAGCATTTTTTAGCTCAGCTCTTAACTTATCACGCTCTCTTGTAAGTAAGCCCGAAATTTGAAGTAGCTTGATGTATTGTTTTTTGATGATATCAGCGCCGTGATAGAAAGCGTTTGAATCAAGCTGCTTACCATTAAAGTGAATTTGTATCGCTTTTGCATACTCTTTGACATTTTGCTCTTTGTTTTTCGAGATGAAATTTAAGATATTTGCAATAATATCATTTGGCAAAATTTTTAGTAGTTCATCAGCTTTCTTTGCCATTAGCTCATCATTGTTTGTTACTTTTGCGATGATGATATCAAAGGCTAAATTTAGCATTGTCTGCTCTTTTGGCTCTTCAAGCCACCTTATCATCGCACTTTGGTTGCCGCTAACCAGGCTTAGAAGCGAGGCATATAAATTTACAGGCTTTAAACTCTTGTCATTTTCTAAATTTTCGCCGATCTCTTCAATGAGTTTTGGGTTTAAATTTCTATTTATATCTAGACAAATCGCCCCAAAAATACCTGCAAGATGGTTATTTACATCCTGGTGATAGCTTGCTATGAAGTGTTTTGCAGCAAGGCTAAAATTTCCAAGCTGAGCATAACTTAGGGCGAGGTTGTATTGTAAGATAGAGTGATTTGGATAAGTGCTGGCTAGCTCTTCAAACTCTTTATTTGCTTCTTTTAAGCGATAGCTTAGTGCTTTTGCAATAGCTTCACTAAGTTTTGCATTTACTTTTGAAGCAGCTGCACTTTGGCTAAGATAGTCATTTGCTGCTGATGTATCGTCTAAAAAGACGCTAACACCGCCTTTTCTTATCTGCTCGATGCTCTGTTTTGCATCAAAGACCTTGTAAGGCGCGAAGTAAAAAAGCGTCTCATAGCGCCTTGTTCTATCAAAAAAAATATCATCGCTAAAGTGTGCCTGAGCTAGGCTGACATCAAAAAGATCAGGCTTTAGTATCGTTTTTATCTTGTAAATTTTGCTTGGCAAAGAAGCATTGTAGTCGTAAACATCTTTGATAAATGCAGCCGCGTCGCCGTAGTCAGAAGTTTTTAGATCAATTAGCGCCTCAGTCATCTTGATAAGATCGATATTTGGCGTATTTTTAGAAGCTTTTGTTAAATAATCCCTTGCCTTGTCGTATTTGCCAAGTCTTGCATAAAGTTGAGCTAGCGTGAAGTCGGCCTTAAATGCCTTTTGGCTCTCAAGCTTAGCTATTGCTCTTTCATCATCTCCAAGGAGTGATAAAATTTTTGCACTTAAATATGCATATTCGTTTTTATAATCTGCAGTATTTGGATGAGAAAGTGCTTGAAGCGCCTCGTAATAGTTGCCTTTATAGTAGTTTATAAGCGCGTAGTAATAGCTATAAAGTGGCGAGTTGTTTTCATACTGCAAAAATGAATCCGCAAGTCCTATATAGTAGTTAAAATTTTTAGTGTTATTTAGCTCAAGTGAGCAAACAGCAGCATTTATGGCGCTAACTGCTGTGTTTTCTCTATCGGTTATAGCTTTGTTAAAAGATACGATCGCCTCATCACATCTTTCTTGTTTCATCTGCGAAACGCCGAGGTTATAGTTTGAGAGAGATTGGTTATAAACAGCTACGTTTTCATAAATTTTTAGAGCCTCAAATTTATTGCCACGCTCATAAAGCTGATTGGCTTTATTTATCATTTCATCGATCTTTGAAGCGCCAAAATTTTGCGTTTGGTAGTTGTTTTCTATATTTTTTACGATACTTGCAGTATCTATGTTCTCTTTTTTGTCTTTCTTTAGCAAGACAACTAGTAAAACCACTATTAAGATGATAAGCACTAGAGCGACCACGCCTGCTATTATAAAGAGCTTTTTATTGCTCTTTTTTACAGGGATTGGCTCTGGGATACTCTCATCTTGTAGCACGCCTTCACTTGCGATGCTCTCAAGCGAGACGATCTCTTCAGGCGCTTCGGTTTTTGCCTCTTCAGGCGCTTCTTGCTCTGCTTGCTCGCCAGGTGGTTTTAAAACTACAACCTCTTCTTCAGCCACTACATATACCTTTTAAGAACTTCTGGAATTTCAATAGTGCCATCTGCTTTTTGGTAGTTCTCTATGATGGCAATAAGGGTCCTGCCCACAGCTAGACTCGAGCCATTTAGCGTATTTACAAGCATATTTTTCTTGCCATCTTTAAAGCGAATTTTTGCACGCCTTGCTTGAAAATCACGAGTATTGGAAATAGAGCTAATCTCTCTATATTTACCTTGACCAGGTAGCCAAACCTCAAGGTCTATCGTCTTTGCCGCGCTAAAGCCAAGATCGCCACTGCAAAGAAGCATATGGCGGTGAGGAAGTCCAAGGCTAGTTAGTAGATCGCTTGCGCACGATACCATCTCATTTAGCACGTCTTCGCTTTGATCAGGTCTTGTGATACTTACTAGCTCGACCTTTTCAAACTGGTGCTGGCGGATCATACCTCTTGTGTCACGTCCTGCTGAGCCTGCCTCTTGGCGGAAGCATGCTGAGTAGCAAGTCATCTTTATAGGTAACTGCTCAGCTTCAATGATCGTGTCATTGTATAAATTCGTCACAGGTACTTCGCTGGTTGGGATGAGATAGAGGTCTTCGTCACGCACTTTGTAAAGATCCTCTTCAAATTTAGGCAGCTGACCGGTGCCGAAAAGAGTGTTTGAGCTTACTAGATAAGGGACATTTACAAGCTCAAAGCCACGCACGCTGTTAAAGTCGATCATGTAATTAACAAGCGCTCTACTAAGCCTTGCTCCCATGCCACGAAGCACGGTAAAGCGAGATCCTGAGAGCTTTGCGCCCCTTTCAAAGTCAAGCCAACCAAGGCTCTCACCTAGCTCCCAGTGCTCTTTTGGCGTAAAGCTAAATTTAGTTGGCTCAAGCACCGTTTTGATGCAGACATTATCGTCTTCGTCCTTACCAAATGGCACGTCATCATCGGTGATATTTGGCACATTAAATGAAATTTGTTCAAGCTTTTCTTCATATTGTTTAACGATCTCATCGGCGTCAGCAAGGGCAGCTTTGTTTAAATTTAGCTCATTTTTAAGCTCGCTTACATCTTCGCCAGCTCTTGCCTTTATGCCAAGCTCTTTGCTCTTTGCGTTTTGGATCGCTTGGAAATTTTCAAGTGCTTTGCGCTTTTGTTTTAGCTCGTTAAAAGTTTGTAAAAGCTCGTCAAGTAGCCCAGCTTTTACATTTTTGCCCTCAAGTTTTTTTACAAATTCATCGTAATTTGTCTCGAGTAGTTTTAAATTTATCATCCTATATCCTTAAACCATAAACATAACTTTTGCAAAAAGTACTATAAAAACTGCCGCTGTTAGCGCAAATGGGTGAATGTTGCCAAGTGGGCTAGGGCGTTTAAATATAAATTTGCAGCTCAAATTTGTTATAACCGCAGCTACGATTAGCATCGCTAAGAAAAATTTGATCATAAAAATGATTTGTAAATTTGTCTCAAAGTAGCCTCCAGCCTTTGATCCGACCCAGCTACTCATCATCATGCCTCCAGTTAATACCAAAAGCAAGATACAAAGTGGCATTATCTTAATAGCAACTGAACCGATAGCTTGTTTTGTCTTTTGAGCAAGCTCAGGTGGCATTTTTTTACAAGCTGCCTTAAAAATGATTACATCAAAAAAGAGGTAACCAACAAAGATGATTGCACAAAAAAGATGAACTATCTGTGCGTATGGATATAAATTTTGCATATTTTTCCTTTATTAATAAATTCCGACTGCTTCACGAACTTTTTTTATTGTTGTTTGAGCAACATTACTTGCCTTTTTGGCTCCTATTTCTAAAATTCCAGACACTTCGTCAGGATTATTTTGATAATGCTCAAATTTCTCTCTCGCATCTTTAAAATAGTCCCAAATAAGCTCATTTAGATAAGCTTTAAAGTGCCCATGACCCTCGCCACCACGCTCATATCTAGCTTGAAGCTCTTTTTGCCCACTCTCGTCTAAGAAAAGTTTGGCGATATTATAGACGTTGCAGTTTTGCCACTGTTTTGGCTCTTCAAGCGGTGTGCCGTCTGTCACGATGCTAGAAATTTGCTTTTTAAGCGTTTTAGCATCGGCAAAGATGTCGATTGTATTGCCATAGCTTTTGCTCATCTTTTCGCCGTTTGTGCCAGGCACGGTGGCGACATTTTCATCGATCTTTGCCTCAGGCAATGTAAAAATTTCTCCATGCTCGTTGTTAAATTTTATCGCGATATCACGAGCGATCTCTACGTGCTGGATCTGGTCTTTGCCCACAGGTACGACCTGCGCATTATAAAGCAAAATGTCAGCTGCCATTAAACAGGATAGCTAAAGAGGCCGTGGTGTGAACTAAGACCTTTTGCGACTTTATCTTTGTAACTATGCGCGCGCTCAAGTAGGCCCATAGGCGTGTGCTGACTTAGCACCCAGTAAAGCTCAAGCACGTCTTTAACGTCACTTTGCACCCAAAATATGCTCTTGTTTGGATCGATCCCAAGTGCCAAAAACGCACACGCAGCCTCAAAAGTGTTTTGCTTTAGGGCTTTGGCCTCGCTAAGGCTCGTCATCGCGTGGTAGTTTGCTATAAACATAAACATCTCATTTTGCTCTTGCATATCAACCATCTGCTTTATCGAGGCAAAGTAGTTGCCAAGGTGTAGTTTGCCGGAGGGTTGGAGGCCGGTTAATACTCTCATCTTATCCTTTCAAATTTTGGCTTTTTCTCGTGAGCGCTTTTGATAGAGATTTGAAATTTTAAGCTTTCGGCAGACTATGTGTCTAGCCTCGGCTTAAAATTTCTACACAACTCTCGTCGCTTTAGCGTTGCGAACAAAGAGAAGCAAAAAATCATCTCGCGATACTTCACCAAAAATACTTTTTAAATTTTAACGTTACATTAGAGTTTTTGTATCTAATCTAATCTTAAAATTTAACTGGCAGACCATACGTCTAGCCTTTGCTTAAAAACAAAATTTCGCCTTGCCTAAACAAAAAATTCTTTGCCAAAATGTTTAAATTTTAACATTAGGACAGATATTTTTATCTAGTCTAATCTTAAAATTTAGCTTAGCAGGCTAAATGCCTAGCTTTGATTAAAATTTGACTGCGCAATATTTAATTTTTCCCAAACACTTTGCCAAAATTTCTAACTACAAAACGTTAAATTTAGCTCAAACATTTCAAAATTTTAACACCACGCGAGATAGCCATCCAGCCTGATCTTGAAATTTATCGTTGCAAGCAGTATTTCCACCACTTTACAACTAAATCTTTAAAAGCATCCTTATCTCTTTCACGATTTGCTTTGGAGTTTTACCCTCGACTTCGACGATGTAATCAGCCTTTTTCTCATAAAGCTCCTCTCGCTCCAGATGCAATGCCTCAGCTCTTTTTAGATCACTTAAAAGTGGACGTTTGGCAAGCTTTTTCTCGCTATTTTTGCTATTTTTTAGCCTTTGCATGATCGCGTCAAAACTAGCTTTTAGATAGATCACGGTGCCGATCTTATTTAAATTTTTAACCTTTGCAAAGCCTCCGCCAGTTGAGATGATTGCATTTTTGACATTTGTTGCTAGAAATTTAGCCAGATCTTTTTCAAGCTGCCTAAAATGCTCCTCTCCGTACTCTTCAAAGATAGCTTTTATCTTCATATTTTGTGAGCTCTCTAGCAGGTCGTCGCAGTCAAGGTTCATCGTCTTTAGTGCCTTGCTTAGCGCCCTTGCGGTCGTACCCTTGCCAACGCCCATAAATCCTATCAAAACGATATTATTGTTCTTTGTTTTCATCGCTCTCTCCACGTTTTTTAGGGATTAGCACGATAGGCACGCCAGTTAGATTAAAGCTCTCTCTAAGCTTATTTGTTAAATAGCGTTTGTAGCTAAAGTGCAGGCATTTTGGACGGTTCATAATGAGCGCTATCATGATAGGTGCTGTCTTAAACTGCACTGCGTAGTAGATTTTCACAACTCTGCCTTTATCTCGTGGCAGTGGGTGCGCTTTGGTCGCTTCGCCGATCACTTCATTTAGCTTTGAAGTTTGAATTTTTTGAGTGTAGTTTTTATAAATTTCAACTATAAGCGGATAAATTTTATACACTCTTTTGCCACCAAGTGCCGAGACGCTAATTATCGGCGCGTATACTAAGAATTTAAACCTATCCTTTATCTCTTTGCAAAGCTCGTCAAATTCTTCGCTGCTTTTGTCCCATTTGTTTAGCACGATGATGACGCCAAGCTCAAATTTTGAGGCGATGCCAGCGATACGCTCATCAAGCTCGGTTAGTGGCTCAGAGCTATCAAGCACGAGTAGTGCAACGTCTGTCTCTTCTAAAATTTTCTCAGTTCTATTTAGTGCGTATCTCTCGATACCCTCGATCTTGCCGCGCTTTCTAATACCAGCAGTATCGACAAACTCAAAAACCCTGCCATCATGCTCATAAATTTCATTTACTGGGTCAATCGTAGTGCCTGCTACGTCGCTAACGACGGCGCGACTCTCTTTTACAAGTGCGTTTAGAAGTGAGCTTTTGCCGACATTTACGCGGCCTATGATGCCAACTCTGATGTTTTTGCTCTCATAGTCTATCTCGTCGCTTAGCTCGCCCTCGTCGTTATAGTTTTCTAAAAAGTCATCAAAATCTTCACTCGTATCGGCCTTTATCTGCACTTTATCTTCTAAGTGCTTTGCTAGCCACATGCTAAGCTCATCAACGCCTGTGTTGTGACTTACGGAAATTCCAAAGGAATTTTTCGCGCCAAAGCTTATAAATTCCCACTCCCTTTGCTCATTTTTTTTGCTGTCTATTTTATTGATGACTAGAGCGATTGGTAAATTTAGCTTGCTAAGCTCGTAAAAAATGGCTCTATCCTCATCATCTGGCATCATTTTGCCATCGACCATGTAGAGGATAACGTCTGAGTTTTTAGCCTCTGCTAAGGTCTTTGCTTTTACGTTTTTAAAAAGCTCGCTGCTATCATCAAGCCCGCCGCTGTCGATTAATATACACTCTTTGCCCTCAACTTCGATCTTAGCTTTGTTTGTATCTCTTGTAGTGCCGCTAACGTCGCTTGTTATGGCGATGCGTCTTCTTGCTAAGCGGTTAAAAAGTGAGCTTTTGCCGACATTTGGCTTGCCTACTAATATTACTTTTTGCAAATTTTGTCCTTTTTATGATGGCTGATTATACAAATTTTTGACTTATATAAAGTATAAAATTACGCTTAAAAGCGCCGAAATAAAAGAAAAAATCAACCAAAATTTAAGCCATTTTTTATTAAAATGAGTGCTTTAAATTTAGAGGTTTTGCGATGTTAAAAAGGTTTTATATTTCACATCTTGGCATTTTTTATATGCTCTTTGCTTGCTTTATGTTTGCCGTGACTGGCGCATTTGCAAAGTATCTGAGCAAAGATATGCCTTCTATCGAAGTTGTTTTTTTTAGAAATTTGATCGGACTTTTCATTGTCATCTACGCCATCTATAAATTTCCATTTAAACAAACTGGTGGGCACTTTTTCTTGCTGATGTTTCGCGGTTTTGTGGGCACGGTGGCGCTTTTTGCCTTTTTTTACAACGTCGCGCACGTAAATTTAGCCACAGCCTTTACCTTTCAAAAGACAAACCCGATATTTACAGCCATTCTCGCAGCTATCGTGTTTAAGGAGCGGCTAAGCTCGCTTGGCTGGTTTGCTGTCTTTTTGGGATTTGGCGGGATTTTGCTTGTTATCCAGCCAAATTTAGGTATCAATAAAACCGATATCATCGGCATTTGGAGCGGCCTTGGAGCGGCTATTGCCTACACAAGTGTCAAGGAGCTAAACAAGAGCTATGGCACAAACGTGATCGTGCTAAGCTTTATGCTTTGGGGCTCGTTTTTGCCGCTTATTTGCATGGGGATGGCTGAGTTTTTTACTTATGAGCCTCTGGATTTTTTATTTTCTAAATTTGCTATGCCAAGCTGGCACAATGTCGTTTTTATCTTGCTAATGGGGCTTAGTGGCTACTATTTTCAGGCGTTTATGACAAAGGCATTTGCAGTTGGCAAAAAGGCTGGAGTGATCGCCGCGGTTAGCTACGCAGACGTTATTTTTACACTTATTATTGGCTATTTTATGGGCGATGCGTTACCAAATCACTTGGCACTTTTAGGCATCTTGCTAGTAATAGTGAGTGGAATTTTAGTTGTGAAAGAAAAATAAAGGAGAAAAAATGATATTAATAGCAGGGCCTTGCGTCATAGAAAGCGAGCAGCTCGTTTTCGACGTGGCAAAAAGGCTAGTTAAATTTAACGAAGATAAGCGGATAGATTTTTATTTCAAATCAAGCTTTGATAAGGCGAATCGCACGAGTATAAGCTCGTTTCGCGGGCCCGGACTTGAAAAAGGGTGCGAAATTTTAGCTAAGGTAAAAAAGGAATTCGGCTTTAAAATTTTAACCGATATCCACGAGAGCTACCAGGCCGCGCCTGTTGGCGAAGTGGCCGACGTGCTGCAAATCCCCGCGTTTTTATGCCGTCAGACCGATCTGCTCGTAGCTGCGGCTAAGACAAAGGCGGTCGTAAATATCAAAAAAGGGCAGTTTTTAGCAGCCTCTGCGATGAAACACTCGGTCAAAAAAGTGCTAGAAACGCGCGGCGTAAAGGGCGAGGGATACGAGGTCGCTAAACAAAACGGCGTGTGGCTAACGGAGCGAGGCAGCACCTTTGGCTACGGAAATTTAGTCGTAGATATGCGAAATTTGGTGCTGATGAGGGAGTTTGCGCCGGTGATTTTCGACGCGACGCATAGCGTGCAGATGCCGTCGGCTTTGGGCGAGAAAAGCGGCGGAGACGCGAGATTTGTGCCCTATCTAGCGCGAGCTGCGGCGGCTGCCGGCGTGGACGGATTTTTTTACGAGACGCACGTAAATCCTTGCGAGGCGCTTTGCGACGGGCCTAATATGCTAAATTTGGACGAGCTAGACGCAAATATCGATCAAATTTTTAAGATAAAGCAAGCTCTTGGCGATGCAAACTAAGGGCTTTTTGTGGGTATTAGGCGGCGCGGTCGCCGAGTGCGGCTGGGCGTACGGGCTAAAACACGCCCAAGATGCCGTAGGATTCGCGCTTACTGCCGCGTTAGTCTGCGTTAGCTTCGTATCGTTTATAAAGGCTTTAAAATACATCCCCGTTAGCGTCGCATATACCGTATTTGTGGGATTTGGAGCGTTTTTTATCGTGGTCGCCGAAAGCGTTAGCGAATACGGCTCAAGCGGCCAGGCGCCAGATCCCTTGCGGCTATTTTTCATAGCGACGCTAGTTGCAGGCGTACTGGGGCTAAAAAGGCTAAAATCTTGATGCACGTTTTAGCTCTTTTAGCAGCGGGATGCTGCGAGGTTTTGGGCGTGTTTTTTCTAACGAAATTTCAAAAAAGCGTCGGCGTGAAAAAGGCGGCGAATTTTTTGATTTTAACCGCGAATTTCGCCCTTTCGCTCTGGCTTTTGAGCTATGCGATGCAGGCGATGGCGATGTCGGTGGCGTACGCGATTTGGACGGGCATCGGAGCGATCGGAGCCGTGGGCGTCGGAGTGGTTTTTAACGGCGAAAAAATGAGCGCGCAAAAGGCGTTTTATCTATCGCTAATAACGCTAAACGCGGTAATGTTAAAGATAATTTAAATAATTTAATAGTTAGAAATAATAAATTTAAACGACATAAAACGTGCGATTAAACATAGACTAAAAACTGTAAAATAGGACAACAATGCAATTTGGAACGCAAAGAGTTAGTGAAGACACCATAAGACAATATGCGGCAAATCTACTAAACTTTCAAGACGATAAAAACGCCAAGAGCGGTACTGGACAAATTACTACGTTTAACGAGCTAGGCTTTGACGGTATTTTAAAAAAGCCTGACGGTTGGTATTTTCCGCACAACGAAAACGATACTGCTATTATTTTAGAAACCAAGGCTTATGAACCCAATTCAAATTTAAGCTTAAATTTGCCGCAACTTCAAGAATATATAGAGATTGCTCAAACTAAATACAACCAAGTCGTCGGGATTTTATATAACGGTAATGAAGCGATAATTTATAAAAATGACAAATTTTACCGTGAGGATAATGAGCTTTTTAGTAAAGATTATTATCTGAAGCTTTTTACTCAAAGCAGTATAGATAAGCCTAAAATTTATTCTTGTACTAAGTCGATAAACGATAATCTGCATGTAAATTTCGGCATAAACAATCTAAAACATCGGATGATTTTCACCGCTTGCGCTTTGGTGGCAGATAGAAAAGGCGCTAATTTAAAA
Proteins encoded in this window:
- a CDS encoding thioredoxin, with the translated sequence MRYKILFLCLVSALVMGCVKQYEKHHITLNDSSGIDTQFFPTEKRLKIGDKPYMLFFFGTDCGVCKAAIPDLNTLEKEYGKEVQFIGVLGPSKGFDKDIELLKEHNITFKTTSDKVSVDYFSKAVGGVMGVPVIYFFDKDGKMRSKFIGLTPKSVLESAIRSLL
- a CDS encoding GTP pyrophosphokinase yields the protein MAEEEVVVLKPPGEQAEQEAPEEAKTEAPEEIVSLESIASEGVLQDESIPEPIPVKKSNKKLFIIAGVVALVLIILIVVLLVVLLKKDKKENIDTASIVKNIENNYQTQNFGASKIDEMINKANQLYERGNKFEALKIYENVAVYNQSLSNYNLGVSQMKQERCDEAIVSFNKAITDRENTAVSAINAAVCSLELNNTKNFNYYIGLADSFLQYENNSPLYSYYYALINYYKGNYYEALQALSHPNTADYKNEYAYLSAKILSLLGDDERAIAKLESQKAFKADFTLAQLYARLGKYDKARDYLTKASKNTPNIDLIKMTEALIDLKTSDYGDAAAFIKDVYDYNASLPSKIYKIKTILKPDLFDVSLAQAHFSDDIFFDRTRRYETLFYFAPYKVFDAKQSIEQIRKGGVSVFLDDTSAANDYLSQSAAASKVNAKLSEAIAKALSYRLKEANKEFEELASTYPNHSILQYNLALSYAQLGNFSLAAKHFIASYHQDVNNHLAGIFGAICLDINRNLNPKLIEEIGENLENDKSLKPVNLYASLLSLVSGNQSAMIRWLEEPKEQTMLNLAFDIIIAKVTNNDELMAKKADELLKILPNDIIANILNFISKNKEQNVKEYAKAIQIHFNGKQLDSNAFYHGADIIKKQYIKLLQISGLLTRERDKLRAELKNAPKNINLIQTLAYVDIFTNDFEESYKLYNQAIDEFKVNDASTLFLASVAATGAGKVSNAIALLELTKLNDASAIENRIALGLMYQQIDNIKAALIQYSKIGNVEYKSEFYDFEIDND
- a CDS encoding serine--tRNA ligase, with translation MINLKLLETNYDEFVKKLEGKNVKAGLLDELLQTFNELKQKRKALENFQAIQNAKSKELGIKARAGEDVSELKNELNLNKAALADADEIVKQYEEKLEQISFNVPNITDDDVPFGKDEDDNVCIKTVLEPTKFSFTPKEHWELGESLGWLDFERGAKLSGSRFTVLRGMGARLSRALVNYMIDFNSVRGFELVNVPYLVSSNTLFGTGQLPKFEEDLYKVRDEDLYLIPTSEVPVTNLYNDTIIEAEQLPIKMTCYSACFRQEAGSAGRDTRGMIRQHQFEKVELVSITRPDQSEDVLNEMVSCASDLLTSLGLPHRHMLLCSGDLGFSAAKTIDLEVWLPGQGKYREISSISNTRDFQARRAKIRFKDGKKNMLVNTLNGSSLAVGRTLIAIIENYQKADGTIEIPEVLKRYM
- a CDS encoding copper resistance protein CopD, producing the protein MQNLYPYAQIVHLFCAIIFVGYLFFDVIIFKAACKKMPPELAQKTKQAIGSVAIKIMPLCILLLVLTGGMMMSSWVGSKAGGYFETNLQIIFMIKFFLAMLIVAAVITNLSCKFIFKRPSPLGNIHPFALTAAVFIVLFAKVMFMV
- a CDS encoding shikimate kinase; amino-acid sequence: MKTKNNNIVLIGFMGVGKGTTARALSKALKTMNLDCDDLLESSQNMKIKAIFEEYGEEHFRQLEKDLAKFLATNVKNAIISTGGGFAKVKNLNKIGTVIYLKASFDAIMQRLKNSKNSEKKLAKRPLLSDLKRAEALHLEREELYEKKADYIVEVEGKTPKQIVKEIRMLLKI
- a CDS encoding ribosome biogenesis GTPase Der, which encodes MQKVILVGKPNVGKSSLFNRLARRRIAITSDVSGTTRDTNKAKIEVEGKECILIDSGGLDDSSELFKNVKAKTLAEAKNSDVILYMVDGKMMPDDEDRAIFYELSKLNLPIALVINKIDSKKNEQREWEFISFGAKNSFGISVSHNTGVDELSMWLAKHLEDKVQIKADTSEDFDDFLENYNDEGELSDEIDYESKNIRVGIIGRVNVGKSSLLNALVKESRAVVSDVAGTTIDPVNEIYEHDGRVFEFVDTAGIRKRGKIEGIERYALNRTEKILEETDVALLVLDSSEPLTELDERIAGIASKFELGVIIVLNKWDKSSEEFDELCKEIKDRFKFLVYAPIISVSALGGKRVYKIYPLIVEIYKNYTQKIQTSKLNEVIGEATKAHPLPRDKGRVVKIYYAVQFKTAPIMIALIMNRPKCLHFSYKRYLTNKLRESFNLTGVPIVLIPKKRGESDENKEQ
- a CDS encoding 3-deoxy-8-phosphooctulonate synthase, whose amino-acid sequence is MILIAGPCVIESEQLVFDVAKRLVKFNEDKRIDFYFKSSFDKANRTSISSFRGPGLEKGCEILAKVKKEFGFKILTDIHESYQAAPVGEVADVLQIPAFLCRQTDLLVAAAKTKAVVNIKKGQFLAASAMKHSVKKVLETRGVKGEGYEVAKQNGVWLTERGSTFGYGNLVVDMRNLVLMREFAPVIFDATHSVQMPSALGEKSGGDARFVPYLARAAAAAGVDGFFYETHVNPCEALCDGPNMLNLDELDANIDQIFKIKQALGDAN